In Parasphingorhabdus halotolerans, a single window of DNA contains:
- a CDS encoding acyl-CoA dehydrogenase family protein — MTELNPELFDLRMSDKAQPLMAAVKKHLEENVAPITEEFFALNKEKEDRWTWHPRQLELLQGAKDKAKASGLWNFFLPDDETGNGLNNLDYAYIAAELGKYPLGSESLNCSAPDTGNMEVLERVGTEAQKKEWLEPLLNGEIRSAYVMTEPGVASSDAKNVSTTAVLEGDEWVINGEKFYISGAGDPRCKILIVMVKTSPDAAPHQQQSQILVPKDTPGVEILGPMHVFGEDHAPQGHMHMRFDNVRVPKENILLGEGRGFEISQLRLGPGRIHHCMRSLGKAEKALELMIQRGGSREAFGKTLVKLGKNVELISRARIEINAMQLSVLQAAKAMDVLGNKEARVYVSAVKAMVPEKVCTIIDQAIQMHGAAGMSQWFPLADMYADMRHLRFADGPDEVHHMVVGRAEIQKHGLW, encoded by the coding sequence ATGACAGAACTCAACCCGGAACTTTTTGACCTTCGCATGTCTGACAAGGCGCAACCTCTGATGGCGGCGGTGAAAAAGCATCTCGAAGAGAATGTCGCGCCGATTACCGAAGAGTTTTTCGCGTTGAACAAGGAAAAAGAAGATCGCTGGACCTGGCATCCCCGGCAACTGGAGCTGCTGCAGGGCGCAAAGGACAAAGCCAAGGCATCGGGCCTTTGGAATTTCTTTCTGCCTGATGATGAAACCGGAAATGGCCTGAACAATCTCGATTATGCCTATATCGCTGCCGAGCTTGGCAAATATCCGCTAGGATCGGAATCGCTCAATTGCTCCGCGCCCGACACCGGCAATATGGAAGTACTGGAACGTGTTGGCACTGAAGCGCAAAAGAAGGAATGGCTGGAACCGCTGCTCAACGGAGAAATTCGCTCGGCTTATGTGATGACCGAGCCGGGTGTCGCCTCATCCGATGCCAAAAACGTCAGTACGACCGCGGTGCTCGAAGGCGACGAATGGGTGATTAACGGCGAGAAATTCTATATTTCGGGCGCTGGTGATCCGCGTTGCAAAATCCTGATCGTGATGGTCAAAACCAGCCCGGACGCCGCGCCGCACCAGCAGCAATCCCAGATACTGGTGCCCAAAGATACGCCCGGCGTCGAGATATTGGGACCGATGCACGTCTTTGGTGAAGATCATGCTCCGCAGGGCCATATGCATATGCGGTTTGACAATGTTCGCGTGCCGAAAGAGAATATTCTGCTTGGCGAGGGGCGCGGGTTTGAGATTTCCCAATTGCGCCTTGGCCCAGGCCGCATTCATCACTGCATGCGCTCATTGGGCAAGGCGGAAAAGGCGCTCGAACTGATGATCCAGCGCGGCGGATCGCGGGAGGCTTTCGGCAAGACACTGGTGAAGCTTGGCAAGAATGTAGAGCTTATCTCGCGCGCAAGAATCGAGATTAACGCGATGCAGCTATCCGTTTTGCAGGCAGCCAAGGCGATGGATGTGCTCGGCAACAAGGAAGCACGGGTCTATGTCAGCGCAGTCAAAGCAATGGTGCCAGAAAAAGTCTGCACAATCATCGACCAGGCGATCCAGATGCACGGCGCAGCGGGAATGTCGCAATGGTTCCCGCTGGCCGATATGTACGCCGATATGCGGCACTTGCGGTTTGCCGACGGGCCTGATGAGGTGCACCACATGGTGGTCGGCCGCGCGGAAATTCAAAAACACGGCCTTTGGTAG
- a CDS encoding DNA-3-methyladenine glycosylase I codes for MTILGTDGKHRCFGGQAGKEFYGRYHDEEWGLPVHEDRLLFENLILEGAQAGLSWETVLRKREGYRRAFHGFDIEHVAAMSDNELEALREDAAIIRNKLKIYSTRKNALVFLEMQKEFGSFNQWLWGHLDGSPPVNRPESFLDLAATSPISDAISKALKKRGMSFVGSTIIYAYMQAVGMTDDHLAGCWKA; via the coding sequence ATGACAATTCTTGGCACAGATGGAAAACATCGCTGCTTTGGCGGTCAGGCGGGTAAGGAATTTTACGGGCGCTATCATGACGAGGAATGGGGTCTTCCTGTTCATGAGGATCGCCTGCTATTTGAAAACCTGATTCTCGAAGGCGCGCAGGCAGGGCTAAGCTGGGAAACGGTTTTGCGCAAACGCGAAGGCTATCGGCGGGCTTTTCATGGCTTTGATATCGAACATGTGGCCGCGATGAGTGATAATGAACTGGAAGCGCTGCGGGAGGACGCAGCCATTATCCGCAACAAGCTGAAAATCTATTCCACCCGCAAAAACGCTCTGGTCTTTCTCGAGATGCAGAAGGAGTTTGGCAGTTTCAACCAATGGCTTTGGGGCCACCTCGATGGCTCGCCGCCGGTCAATCGCCCGGAAAGCTTCCTCGATTTGGCAGCGACATCGCCCATCAGCGATGCCATCTCCAAGGCGCTAAAAAAGCGCGGAATGAGTTTTGTCGGTAGTACAATTATCTACGCCTATATGCAGGCGGTCGGGATGACCGATGACCATCTGGCCGGGTGCTGGAAAGCATGA
- a CDS encoding methyltransferase family protein, translating to MFGRKSNAADPRPQSAVSSGVGIAGLVGLASWILIARQYGMDGPYSALAACAACGLPMVIWSLLSDKVHLRASTGIDWKNPNPLKETFDISVVKLAGLWATWGMIACVYCIGRWYWTGQYQFSMEMMETIAPWLLLVSVPYVLMMDRYFIEPRDGAWHLGQFLIGAGDKKRGGEYDREQIFHHLRAWAVKGFFLAFMISIVPGGFGDLIRLDIAELANNPAAIAFWLIIAMFVVDVQFATVGYLLTMKPLDAHIRTANPYLGGWVAALLCYPPFAMMYPGGPLHYEVDIAKWDYWLQGHETLLWIWGGILVALTAIYAWATVAFGLRFSNLTHRGILTHGPYAWTKHPAYVAKNTYWWLSAMPFLTVSGNYVDMIRNAALLAAVSGIYYWRAKTEEKHLLSDPVYKEYAEWMDRNAPIPRAINWAKRKIGWWTPEQGREHELGPELEPAE from the coding sequence ATGTTCGGACGAAAATCAAACGCCGCTGACCCGCGCCCGCAATCTGCGGTTTCATCCGGTGTCGGCATCGCTGGCCTTGTCGGGTTGGCTTCGTGGATATTGATCGCGCGGCAATATGGCATGGATGGGCCCTATTCGGCACTTGCAGCCTGCGCTGCCTGTGGCCTGCCGATGGTGATATGGTCGCTGCTCAGTGACAAAGTGCATCTGCGCGCCTCGACCGGCATCGACTGGAAAAATCCCAATCCGCTGAAAGAAACTTTCGATATCAGCGTGGTGAAACTCGCGGGTCTTTGGGCGACATGGGGTATGATTGCCTGCGTCTATTGCATCGGGCGATGGTATTGGACCGGGCAATATCAGTTTTCAATGGAGATGATGGAAACCATCGCGCCCTGGTTGCTGCTGGTTTCCGTGCCTTATGTGCTGATGATGGACCGCTATTTCATCGAACCGCGCGACGGTGCCTGGCATTTGGGCCAGTTTCTGATTGGGGCAGGTGACAAGAAACGCGGCGGCGAATATGATCGCGAACAGATTTTCCATCATTTGCGCGCATGGGCCGTGAAGGGCTTTTTCCTCGCCTTCATGATCTCGATTGTGCCGGGCGGCTTCGGCGATTTGATCCGGCTCGATATTGCCGAGCTTGCGAATAATCCGGCGGCGATTGCGTTCTGGTTGATTATCGCGATGTTCGTCGTCGACGTGCAGTTTGCTACGGTCGGATATTTGCTGACCATGAAACCGCTGGACGCGCATATCCGCACCGCTAACCCTTATCTGGGTGGATGGGTCGCCGCGCTGCTTTGTTACCCGCCCTTTGCGATGATGTACCCCGGCGGTCCGCTGCACTATGAAGTCGATATCGCCAAGTGGGATTACTGGCTGCAAGGCCATGAAACCTTGCTGTGGATTTGGGGCGGCATATTGGTTGCTCTGACAGCCATTTATGCCTGGGCGACGGTTGCCTTTGGCTTGCGCTTCTCGAACCTCACCCATCGTGGGATATTAACACACGGACCTTATGCGTGGACCAAGCACCCCGCTTATGTTGCCAAGAACACCTACTGGTGGCTCTCGGCGATGCCCTTCCTCACGGTCTCGGGCAATTATGTCGATATGATTCGCAACGCTGCGCTTTTGGCGGCGGTGAGCGGAATCTACTACTGGCGGGCAAAGACTGAAGAAAAGCATTTGCTCAGCGATCCCGTTTACAAGGAATATGCCGAGTGGATGGATCGCAACGCGCCGATTCCGCGCGCTATCAACTGGGCCAAGCGCAAGATTGGCTGGTGGACGCCGGAGCAGGGCCGTGAGCATGAATTGGGCCCCGAGTTGGAGCCCGCTGAGTAA
- a CDS encoding PQQ-dependent sugar dehydrogenase — translation MKNLTIASALSVALLACTNGGNAEATQGASEDAQSFADISPVDREPFMTQEITEFNEPWAMTFLPDGRMLVTTKPGELFLVTQAGEQTAISNIPDVDYGGQGGLGDVILAPDFAKSGRIYLSWVEAGDDGTRGAVVAHANLSLAPPGVEAEAPALSNLKIIWKQNPKVKGRGHYSHRMVFSPDGKYLFIGSGERQKFDPAQDMTGNLGKIVRLNPDGSIPSDNPFLDDEKALPEIWSLGHRNILGMAFDSKGRLWNQEMGPKDGDELNLVQRGSNYGYPIVSEGDHYDGKKIPNHDTRPEFAAPKVAWVPTIAPAGLIFYSGKLFPEWQGNAFIGGLASEALIRVVIDGDEAEEVERFKMGSRIREVEQGPDGALWLLQDGKGGKLLKITPAK, via the coding sequence ATGAAAAACCTCACTATAGCGTCAGCACTGTCGGTTGCCCTTCTGGCATGCACAAACGGCGGGAATGCAGAGGCCACCCAAGGTGCGTCAGAAGACGCGCAATCATTTGCCGATATTTCTCCGGTTGATCGCGAACCTTTTATGACACAGGAAATCACCGAATTTAACGAGCCATGGGCGATGACGTTTTTGCCTGATGGCCGGATGCTCGTTACGACAAAGCCCGGCGAACTCTTTCTTGTGACCCAAGCGGGCGAACAAACCGCGATTTCCAATATTCCTGACGTTGATTATGGCGGACAAGGGGGCTTGGGCGATGTCATATTGGCGCCTGATTTTGCGAAGTCTGGCCGCATCTATCTGAGCTGGGTGGAAGCAGGGGATGATGGAACCCGAGGCGCTGTCGTCGCCCATGCCAATTTGTCGCTGGCCCCTCCGGGCGTGGAAGCGGAAGCACCTGCGTTATCCAATCTCAAAATCATCTGGAAACAGAACCCGAAAGTGAAAGGCCGCGGCCATTATTCCCACCGTATGGTCTTTTCTCCTGACGGGAAATATCTGTTCATTGGCTCCGGCGAGCGGCAGAAGTTTGATCCCGCGCAGGATATGACCGGCAATCTTGGCAAAATCGTGCGGCTTAATCCGGATGGCAGCATTCCAAGCGACAATCCATTTCTGGATGACGAAAAAGCGCTTCCGGAGATCTGGTCATTGGGCCATCGCAACATTTTGGGCATGGCCTTTGATAGCAAGGGCCGTCTGTGGAATCAGGAAATGGGTCCAAAAGACGGCGACGAGCTAAATCTCGTCCAGCGCGGTTCAAACTATGGCTATCCGATTGTATCGGAAGGCGATCATTATGACGGAAAGAAAATTCCCAATCATGATACCCGCCCCGAATTTGCCGCCCCGAAAGTCGCCTGGGTGCCGACAATTGCGCCTGCTGGATTGATCTTTTACTCCGGCAAGTTGTTCCCCGAGTGGCAAGGCAATGCATTTATCGGCGGCCTTGCCAGTGAGGCTTTAATCCGTGTTGTCATTGATGGTGATGAGGCTGAGGAAGTCGAGCGCTTTAAAATGGGAAGCCGCATCCGCGAGGTGGAGCAGGGCCCGGATGGCGCATTGTGGTTGCTTCAGGATGGCAAAGGCGGGAAGCTGCTCAAGATTACCCCGGCCAAATAG
- a CDS encoding extensin family protein codes for MRTIRSALKTLVILAVIAGCALVALAYIRERPQDLPWTQLQLDKPIGMFTGQKLAALSGDYVFCQNLLDRAGVAFSPLPPVGDGECRRDENIRLLEPTAGNTSFTPSGLAPSCPVAAALEIWETQIVQPAALEHFGQRVSFIRHLGTYNCRQIGGSTRWSEHATGNAIDIAAFTLENGQIISLSRDWNDTDPEAEFLRVIRDGSCDLFATVLSPDYNAAHADHFHLDQAERGQLGYSLCR; via the coding sequence CTGCGGACGATCAGGTCTGCGCTCAAAACTTTGGTTATTCTGGCGGTTATTGCAGGCTGTGCGTTGGTCGCGCTTGCTTACATCCGGGAACGCCCGCAGGATTTGCCATGGACGCAGCTGCAGCTGGACAAACCTATCGGGATGTTCACTGGCCAGAAACTGGCCGCGCTTTCGGGTGACTATGTCTTCTGCCAAAACCTCCTCGACCGGGCAGGGGTGGCCTTCAGTCCGCTGCCGCCCGTTGGTGATGGGGAGTGTCGTCGCGACGAGAATATTCGCTTGCTCGAACCAACAGCCGGGAACACTAGCTTCACGCCATCCGGCCTCGCGCCATCATGTCCTGTTGCGGCAGCTCTGGAGATTTGGGAGACCCAGATTGTCCAGCCAGCAGCGCTGGAGCATTTTGGCCAGCGGGTTTCCTTCATTCGCCACTTGGGAACTTATAATTGTCGCCAGATTGGCGGATCTACCCGTTGGAGCGAGCATGCAACGGGCAACGCGATCGATATCGCTGCATTTACGCTGGAGAATGGCCAGATAATCTCGCTTAGTCGCGACTGGAACGATACAGACCCGGAGGCGGAATTTCTCAGGGTGATACGCGACGGGTCCTGCGACCTTTTCGCAACGGTTCTGTCGCCTGATTACAACGCCGCCCATGCCGATCATTTCCATCTCGACCAGGCAGAACGTGGCCAGCTAGGCTATAGTCTTTGTCGCTAG
- a CDS encoding DUF1499 domain-containing protein, protein MSDQNINEPAVEPAVENRTGGVTAKPARKFATLRNDPKGWIVLILAIAAIIAFFGAAFGSGIGLWGWQQGLGFLGWTLVVAVLAIIIGIIGIILDKRKGRKTRWPKLGLGMIAAVGFIGYVLSYIITAQSLPAIHDITTDLADPPEFSALTIRADNWDQIPGADDSDMRGMNPRQRWATLHQQAFPDIRSVRIDQPVAEVIEKAKRLAEDRGWEIVSIDPAAGHLEATDTVSLFRFKDDVVIRARAADNGAASIIDMRSVSRVGVHDLGVNSKRVRQFLSDLSGTTTTASQ, encoded by the coding sequence GTGAGCGATCAGAATATCAACGAACCTGCTGTCGAACCCGCAGTTGAAAATCGAACCGGTGGAGTGACGGCGAAGCCGGCAAGGAAATTCGCTACGCTCCGTAATGATCCCAAAGGCTGGATTGTTCTGATTCTGGCAATTGCTGCGATTATCGCATTTTTTGGCGCAGCTTTTGGCAGCGGCATTGGTCTGTGGGGCTGGCAGCAAGGTCTGGGCTTTCTGGGATGGACATTGGTTGTTGCGGTACTCGCGATCATCATCGGAATAATCGGTATCATTTTGGACAAGCGCAAAGGGCGCAAAACGCGCTGGCCCAAATTGGGTCTCGGCATGATCGCGGCGGTCGGATTTATCGGCTATGTTCTGAGCTACATCATAACGGCGCAAAGCCTGCCCGCCATTCATGACATAACAACCGATCTGGCTGATCCACCCGAGTTTTCGGCGCTTACGATTCGCGCTGACAATTGGGATCAAATCCCGGGCGCCGATGATAGTGATATGCGCGGGATGAACCCGCGCCAGCGTTGGGCGACACTTCACCAGCAAGCTTTTCCTGATATCCGGTCTGTACGGATTGATCAGCCAGTCGCGGAAGTTATCGAGAAAGCCAAGCGCCTTGCAGAAGACCGCGGCTGGGAAATCGTCAGTATTGATCCTGCAGCAGGCCATCTGGAAGCCACCGATACTGTATCGCTTTTCCGGTTCAAGGACGATGTTGTCATCCGTGCCCGCGCTGCTGATAATGGCGCAGCCAGCATCATTGACATGCGTTCGGTGAGCCGCGTTGGCGTGCATGATCTCGGGGTCAACTCCAAGCGTGTCCGGCAGTTTTTAAGTGACCTTTCCGGCACGACCACAACGGCTTCCCAATAG
- a CDS encoding GNAT family N-acetyltransferase produces the protein MPTIIPLAEIEPALVEALLDVAFGKDRHQRTAYKVREGMDMLEGLSIAAVDAMEHELLGSLQCWPVALTDENGKKHPMIMVGPVAVYPDLQKQGIGQAMLTALLAELQDDSLPLVMIGDPAYYDRFFGFSPERTGGWTLPGPWEPERLLVRATADAELPMKGKLGPWSPGT, from the coding sequence TTGCCCACTATCATCCCTCTGGCTGAAATCGAGCCTGCTTTGGTCGAAGCTTTGCTCGATGTCGCTTTCGGCAAGGATCGCCATCAGCGGACAGCCTATAAAGTGCGCGAAGGCATGGATATGCTCGAAGGGCTGAGCATCGCTGCGGTTGATGCGATGGAACACGAACTGCTTGGCTCCCTGCAATGCTGGCCGGTCGCGCTGACCGATGAGAATGGCAAAAAACATCCCATGATCATGGTTGGTCCGGTTGCGGTTTATCCCGATTTGCAGAAGCAGGGCATCGGTCAGGCGATGCTGACCGCGCTGCTGGCGGAATTGCAGGATGATAGCCTGCCGCTGGTGATGATCGGCGACCCGGCCTATTATGATCGCTTCTTCGGTTTCTCGCCTGAACGGACAGGCGGCTGGACGCTGCCGGGGCCTTGGGAACCCGAGCGTTTGCTCGTACGCGCAACAGCGGATGCGGAATTGCCGATGAAGGGTAAGCTGGGACCTTGGTCGCCGGGGACCTGA
- a CDS encoding DUF1285 domain-containing protein — MPYTPPPELASLSLTEIAELVEAQKLPPVDQWDPQETGNSEMRIATDGTWYHQGEPIKRRAMVRAFSTILRQEADNSYALVTPYQKLSIEVEDAPFVAVEMENEGSGENRKLAFRLNTDHLVIADETHKLRFSSDHDNPRPYLHVRGGLEAVLARNVYYELAEMALADDLSPFGIWSHGAFFPIDRPE, encoded by the coding sequence ATGCCCTATACACCGCCCCCTGAACTTGCCTCGCTCTCGCTCACCGAAATAGCCGAGCTGGTGGAAGCGCAAAAATTGCCGCCAGTGGATCAATGGGACCCCCAGGAAACCGGCAATAGCGAGATGCGGATCGCGACCGATGGCACCTGGTATCATCAGGGGGAACCGATCAAGCGCCGCGCCATGGTGCGCGCGTTCTCGACCATTTTGCGGCAAGAGGCAGACAATAGCTATGCGCTCGTCACGCCCTATCAGAAGCTGAGTATAGAAGTCGAAGATGCGCCGTTTGTCGCGGTCGAAATGGAGAATGAAGGCAGCGGCGAGAACCGCAAGCTCGCTTTCCGGCTCAATACCGACCATCTGGTGATTGCCGATGAAACGCACAAGCTGCGTTTTTCATCGGATCATGATAACCCACGCCCTTATCTGCATGTGCGCGGCGGGTTGGAAGCGGTGCTGGCCCGCAACGTCTATTATGAACTGGCCGAAATGGCGCTGGCGGATGATTTATCACCTTTCGGCATATGGAGCCACGGCGCATTCTTCCCTATAGACAGGCCAGAATGA
- a CDS encoding CoA pyrophosphatase, whose amino-acid sequence MALRDKLARALKDGHASDMDHVMADERDIVQDIDRLRDAAVLIAITDRPEPGVILVQRPDYMRNHPGQIAFPGGKIDPGDEDAVAAALREANEEVALDPAHVDVIGPTDRYHSGSGFNIQPILAVIPPDLPLVACPEEVREWFEVPLDFVMNPENATAHVGEWRGIRREYYEMPWQGRRIWGITAGILVNLSTRLRWGS is encoded by the coding sequence ATCGCTCTTCGGGACAAATTGGCGCGGGCGCTAAAAGACGGCCATGCCAGTGATATGGACCATGTAATGGCCGACGAGCGCGATATTGTGCAAGATATCGACCGGTTGAGAGACGCTGCGGTGCTTATCGCGATCACCGACCGGCCGGAACCCGGCGTAATCCTTGTCCAGCGCCCTGACTATATGCGCAATCATCCGGGGCAAATTGCCTTCCCCGGTGGAAAAATCGATCCGGGCGATGAAGACGCGGTGGCCGCAGCGCTGCGCGAGGCAAACGAAGAGGTCGCGCTTGACCCCGCCCATGTCGATGTGATCGGACCGACCGACCGCTATCATTCGGGAAGCGGTTTTAACATCCAGCCGATATTGGCGGTTATCCCGCCCGATCTGCCGCTGGTCGCTTGCCCTGAAGAAGTTCGTGAGTGGTTTGAAGTTCCGCTCGATTTCGTGATGAACCCTGAAAACGCCACCGCGCATGTCGGTGAGTGGCGGGGGATACGGCGTGAGTATTACGAAATGCCTTGGCAGGGCCGCCGGATCTGGGGCATTACCGCCGGGATTTTGGTCAATCTTTCGACCCGTTTGCGGTGGGGATCATGA
- a CDS encoding CCA tRNA nucleotidyltransferase, whose translation MKLPAADWQKRRGLSALLDALGGQNQNEGPRYVGGAVRDTLLGLEVKDIDIATPLLPGDVMERLKTADIKVIPTGIDHGTVTAVLPDGPVEITTLRRDVSTDGRRATVAFSDDWQEDAARRDFTINALFADPDTLEIFDYFDGLDDLKKHRIRFIGSAKDRIAEDHLRIMRYFRFLARFGQHEVDHHTFEACRTAARELSKLSRERIADELLKLLAAADPVYAVQEMIAADVFVHIVDEIDADAVQVLAVLMLREKEHWIAPDQIRRLVALLPKDAEKADTIAKSLRMSKKLQKAVTARLSTNVIPASISVIPAQAGTQSKKDSSSQLDPRLRGDDENAGDAPTPETIRALAYYTTPEAARDRALLFGAEEDIAAMLAKLKDWQPPTFPLSGGDLIAMGMEPGPIVAKKLAQLEQVWVKERFPDDDRVRELAREALPLLP comes from the coding sequence ATGAAGCTTCCGGCAGCCGACTGGCAGAAACGGCGAGGGCTTTCTGCGCTGCTAGATGCGCTCGGTGGCCAAAATCAAAATGAAGGGCCACGCTATGTCGGCGGCGCGGTGCGCGATACTTTGCTGGGGCTGGAGGTAAAAGATATCGATATCGCGACGCCGCTGCTGCCGGGTGACGTGATGGAGCGTTTGAAAACTGCGGATATCAAAGTCATCCCGACCGGCATAGACCATGGCACCGTCACCGCTGTTCTGCCCGATGGGCCGGTGGAGATCACCACCTTGCGGCGCGACGTGTCGACTGATGGGCGGCGCGCGACGGTCGCGTTTAGCGATGACTGGCAGGAAGATGCGGCGCGGCGGGATTTTACCATCAACGCGCTATTTGCTGATCCGGACACGCTGGAGATTTTTGATTATTTCGATGGGCTGGATGATCTGAAAAAACACCGCATCCGCTTTATCGGGTCGGCCAAAGACCGGATTGCCGAAGATCACCTGCGGATCATGCGCTATTTCCGGTTTCTGGCAAGATTTGGTCAGCATGAGGTGGACCATCATACATTCGAGGCCTGCCGGACGGCGGCGCGGGAGTTGTCCAAACTATCGCGCGAACGCATTGCTGATGAATTGCTGAAACTGCTCGCTGCTGCTGATCCGGTCTATGCGGTACAAGAGATGATCGCGGCGGATGTATTTGTGCATATAGTTGACGAGATTGATGCAGATGCTGTGCAAGTGTTGGCCGTGCTGATGTTGCGCGAAAAGGAGCATTGGATTGCGCCCGATCAAATCCGGCGGCTGGTGGCGCTGTTACCGAAAGATGCTGAAAAGGCCGATACGATTGCGAAGAGCCTGCGGATGTCGAAGAAACTGCAGAAGGCGGTTACGGCGCGATTATCCACCAACGTCATTCCCGCTTCCATTTCTGTCATTCCCGCGCAGGCGGGAACCCAGTCCAAAAAAGACTCTTCTTCTCAACTGGATCCCCGCCTGCGCGGGGATGACGAAAATGCGGGCGATGCACCTACCCCGGAAACCATCCGCGCCCTCGCCTATTACACCACCCCCGAAGCCGCCCGCGACCGGGCGCTGCTATTCGGCGCGGAAGAGGATATCGCGGCGATGCTCGCCAAACTAAAAGACTGGCAGCCCCCCACCTTCCCCCTCAGCGGCGGCGATTTAATTGCTATGGGTATGGAGCCGGGGCCGATTGTCGCCAAGAAGTTGGCGCAATTGGAACAAGTTTGGGTTAAGGAGAGGTTTCCGGATGACGATAGGGTGCGGGAGTTGGCGAGAGAAGCCTTACCCCTTCTCCCTTGA
- a CDS encoding chloramphenicol phosphotransferase CPT family protein — protein sequence MSAKVITVNGTSSVGKSSTIKALQSITSDPFMHVKFDAFLEMLPTSMFGHPDGIDFETVQIDGKPSVTIEMGKNMLNALRGMRSAVAALASEGNNQIVDDVMLGATNQQHYRKVMSDAEIQFVGLFAPLEILEQREKSRGDRQIGLARWQYDRVHAGVDYDLEIDTSAFSPNECARKIAEYFGLG from the coding sequence ATGAGCGCCAAAGTTATCACTGTAAACGGAACGAGTAGTGTCGGCAAAAGTTCTACAATCAAAGCGCTCCAATCAATCACATCAGATCCGTTCATGCATGTGAAATTTGACGCGTTTCTTGAAATGCTGCCGACATCCATGTTTGGGCATCCCGACGGGATTGATTTTGAGACCGTTCAGATCGATGGCAAACCCAGCGTCACAATCGAAATGGGGAAAAACATGCTAAATGCGTTGCGCGGTATGCGCAGTGCAGTCGCGGCTTTGGCAAGCGAAGGCAATAATCAGATCGTCGATGATGTGATGCTGGGTGCCACGAATCAGCAGCATTATCGCAAGGTGATGAGCGATGCCGAGATACAATTTGTGGGTCTGTTTGCTCCGCTTGAAATACTGGAACAGCGAGAAAAGAGTCGCGGAGATCGGCAAATCGGGCTTGCCCGATGGCAATATGATCGTGTCCATGCCGGAGTGGATTATGATCTTGAAATTGATACTAGTGCCTTTTCGCCCAACGAGTGCGCCCGGAAAATTGCCGAGTATTTTGGGCTTGGATAA